The sequence GTTGCTAACTGAGCCTCCGATCTTCAACACGATGTCTCTGTCCAGGTTGCCCACGCACGGCTTGGGTGTTTCAGTGCTGCCCATGTAGACTGGCGCCACTGCCAGCACAAGAAAAGCAGAAGTGAGCAAATGGGAAAGAGATGGTGCGCAAGAAGCTTTTGTGCAGCGAGTGGCTTTCCTGCGACATCAAACCTTGGACGGCAAACTCTTGTGCTGAGCTGCCAGTGCCGGTGGCCTTGTAGTCTGCCTGGTCGAGTTCTGCCAGCTCCTTGATCAGCAGGGTAGACTGGTTAACTGGACCGTACTTGGTACCCGACTCGGTAATGGTGGTGGACCCCTTCACCCAGGTGATGGGACCGGGGATACCGATGGCTTCCAATGTGAGTTTTCCGCCGCTCTTGCCCTTGCACTTCGTCTTGGTGCTGCTGCCCTTGCAGACTGGTATCACTGCCAGCCAGCACAAGAAAAGCAGAATCACTCACTCTGGTCTGTGTGCAAAGTACATTGAAAAGGATGccttgccattttggtctCAATTTTGTACACGAGCCGCCATAAAAAGCTTTCGTGTGGCGAGCGGTTTTCCTGCAACATCTAACCTTTGACGTTGAAGCTTTCAGATTTTACGGGATCGCCGTAAGCGGCCTTGTAGGTTCCCTCGTCGGCTTCTTCCAGGCTCAAGATCGTCAGAGACTTTGGTTGAGGATCATTAACTATTGTGTATTTATTAGCTTGGGTGCTGACGGGTGACAGTCCCTTCAACCAGGTGGTGTCTGCGTTCTCTGTGTCTTGAATGATCAATTTGACCTGTTCGTCCTGCTTGCCCTCGCAATCCTTACTCCCATCCTGCACGCCTTTGCACTCTAgcgctacaaaaacagaagaGGCCAAAGTATCACTCTGGTCTGGtctaaaatacacatttgaggAAAGACTGTTACGCGCTATTTGCGGTTTTCATTTCTCAATAGTCATTTAGCCATtgtaacttgtcattttttgctttgccaGAGAAAGGATTCAAGACGCATTTGCCATTTCTCAAGATTCACACgagttgtcattttttgctttgccaaAGATTAAAGGTGCATTTAGCCACTGCAACTCgtcattttttgctttgtcagaGAAAAAGATTCAAGACGCATTTGCCATTTCTCAAGATTCACATTTTGCCTTTGCaatgtgttgtcattttttgctttgccaaAGATTAAAGGCGCATTTTGCCTTTTCTCAATATTCACATTTAGTCACTG comes from Syngnathus acus chromosome 21, fSynAcu1.2, whole genome shotgun sequence and encodes:
- the LOC119115089 gene encoding uncharacterized protein LOC119115089, translated to MNFSKLLCLVLVYIEQFGRALECKGVQDGSKDCEGKQDEQVKLIIQDTENADTTWLKGLSPVSTQANKYTIVNDPQPKSLTILSLEEADEGTYKAAYGDPVKSESFNVKVIPVCKGSSTKTKCKGKSGGKLTLEAIGIPGPITWVKGSTTITESGTKYGPVNQSTLLIKELAELDQADYKATGTGSSAQEFAVQVAPVYMGSTETPKPCVGNLDRDIVLKIGGSVSNKEVVWTKGDVTLTGVKYVKSGNDESVLKITNLAANDAGEYKAVYNDPEVTEIFILEVKSVTPDNDKAPPGGGTKKPSDDGGTKKPSDGGGPKKPRSGGGGNLSYSPALLVTVILVHLLLQLAA